The following coding sequences are from one Phenylobacterium glaciei window:
- the mfd gene encoding transcription-repair coupling factor produces MAADGSRAPSAADHRRIATDPGRLDLIGAPEGFDALVMADIVRARGGLSVFVARDGSRLSAFIDAFKFFAQGIEVLQFPSWDCLPYDRTGPSPGVAAQRMTTLARLAEGLDAKKPSLLVTTTPALMQRVPPKAVVQAAAYSARTGNVVEIADLERYFAVNGYARASTVSERGEFAIRGGVIDVFPPNADEPVRLDLFGDTLESIRGFDPDTQRSTRQLKEISLHPVSEALLDKDSISRFRRGYVEAFGAPGGDPLYETVSGGGRRAGMEHWLPLFYPDMATLFDYLPDSALIGVDHLAGQARDERLAMIADAYDARAQADRKVHYHPLAPDALYLTAEEWRARLAERATRQFSAFQEAEGELVVDMGARQGRTFVAERQQDSVNLFQATADHARNLAAAGKRVLFASWSEGSSERLGVMLADHGLTHVTQAPYWDAAKAANPKLPQRVVLPLESGFETDTLAVISETDILGDRLARPRRKRRASNFLAEASSLSPGDLVVHIDHGIGRYEGLKTLEVQGAPHDCLELQYGAEAKLYLPVENIDLLTRYGSEGDGVQLDRLGGAAWQARKAKAKERLRDMAIGLIQIAAARATRHTDPVDPPHGVFDEFCARFPYEETEDQLSAIHDILEDLSAGKPMDRLICGDVGFGKTEVALRAAFVVAMSGQQVAIVAPTTLLARQHYKTFTERFQGWPIKVTRLSRLVPPKEAAETREALKNGEVEIIVGTHAVLSKQVGFKNLGLVIVDEEQHFGVKHKEKLKELRADVHMLTLTATPIPRTLQMSLSGIREMSIIATPPVDRLAVRTYVTPFDSIVIREALLREKYRGGQAYYVVPRISDLTELERFLREQVPEVRYVVGHGQMAPTQLEDVMSAFYEGQYDVLLSTTIVESGLDIPTANTLIIHRADMFGLAQLYQLRGRVGRAKARAYAYMTTPPEKQITISAERRLKVLQSLDSLGAGFQLASHDLDQRGGGNLLGEEQSGHIREIGVELYQQMLEDAVNDLKELAGKGEGATDRGWSPQINTGAAVLIPEDYVPDLHVRLSLYRRLSDAEKSGDREALAAEMIDRFGPLPPEAGQLLKVVAIKGLCREANVAKIDVGPKGAVVTFRGDDFPNPMGLMQFVTKNQVAWKVRPDNKVVVRGEWETPEQRLNAAERVLSELAKLAGAAVAA; encoded by the coding sequence ATGGCGGCTGACGGTTCGCGCGCGCCCAGCGCGGCGGATCACCGTCGCATCGCTACCGACCCCGGCCGCCTCGACCTGATCGGCGCCCCCGAGGGCTTCGACGCCCTGGTGATGGCCGATATCGTGCGCGCCCGTGGCGGCCTGTCGGTGTTCGTGGCCCGCGACGGCTCGCGGCTCTCGGCCTTCATCGACGCCTTCAAGTTCTTCGCCCAGGGCATCGAGGTCCTGCAGTTCCCGTCCTGGGACTGCCTGCCCTATGACCGCACCGGCCCGTCGCCCGGCGTCGCCGCCCAGCGGATGACCACGCTCGCGCGCCTGGCCGAGGGGCTGGACGCCAAGAAGCCCTCCCTGCTGGTCACGACGACCCCGGCCCTGATGCAGCGGGTGCCGCCCAAGGCCGTGGTCCAGGCCGCCGCCTATTCGGCCCGCACCGGCAATGTGGTCGAGATCGCCGACCTGGAGCGCTACTTCGCCGTCAACGGCTATGCGCGGGCCTCCACCGTCTCGGAGCGCGGTGAGTTCGCCATCCGGGGCGGCGTCATCGACGTTTTCCCGCCCAACGCCGACGAGCCGGTGCGCCTGGACCTGTTCGGCGACACCCTTGAATCCATCCGCGGCTTCGACCCCGACACCCAGCGCTCCACCCGCCAGCTCAAGGAGATCAGTCTCCATCCGGTGAGCGAGGCCCTGCTGGACAAGGACTCCATCTCCCGCTTCCGCCGCGGCTACGTCGAGGCCTTCGGCGCCCCGGGCGGAGACCCGCTCTATGAGACGGTCAGCGGCGGCGGCCGACGGGCGGGCATGGAGCACTGGCTGCCGCTGTTCTACCCGGACATGGCGACCCTGTTCGACTACCTGCCGGACTCGGCCCTGATCGGCGTCGATCACCTGGCCGGCCAGGCCCGCGACGAGCGCCTGGCCATGATCGCCGACGCCTACGATGCGCGGGCCCAGGCCGACCGCAAGGTTCACTACCACCCGCTGGCGCCGGACGCCCTCTACCTCACCGCCGAGGAATGGCGCGCCCGCTTGGCCGAGCGCGCCACCCGCCAGTTCTCCGCCTTCCAGGAGGCCGAGGGCGAACTGGTGGTGGACATGGGCGCTCGCCAGGGCCGCACCTTCGTCGCCGAGCGCCAGCAGGACTCGGTCAACCTGTTCCAGGCCACCGCCGATCACGCCCGCAACCTGGCCGCGGCGGGAAAACGCGTGCTGTTCGCCTCCTGGTCAGAGGGCTCGTCAGAGCGGCTCGGCGTCATGCTGGCCGACCACGGCCTGACCCATGTCACCCAGGCGCCCTATTGGGACGCCGCCAAGGCCGCCAACCCCAAGCTCCCCCAGCGGGTCGTTCTGCCGCTGGAAAGCGGCTTCGAGACCGACACGCTCGCGGTCATCTCCGAGACCGACATCCTTGGCGACCGCCTCGCCCGGCCGCGCCGCAAGCGCCGGGCGTCCAACTTCCTGGCCGAGGCCTCGTCCCTGAGTCCCGGCGACCTGGTGGTCCACATCGACCACGGCATCGGCCGCTATGAGGGCCTGAAAACCCTCGAGGTCCAGGGCGCGCCCCACGACTGCCTGGAACTGCAGTACGGCGCCGAGGCCAAGCTCTACCTGCCTGTCGAGAACATCGACCTGCTGACCCGTTATGGCTCGGAGGGCGACGGCGTCCAGCTGGACCGCCTGGGCGGGGCGGCTTGGCAGGCGCGCAAGGCCAAGGCCAAGGAACGCCTGCGCGACATGGCCATCGGCCTGATCCAGATCGCCGCGGCCCGCGCCACTCGCCACACCGATCCCGTCGATCCGCCGCACGGGGTGTTCGACGAGTTCTGCGCCCGCTTCCCCTACGAGGAAACCGAGGACCAGCTGTCGGCCATCCACGACATCCTGGAAGACCTCTCGGCCGGCAAGCCGATGGACCGGCTGATCTGCGGCGACGTGGGCTTCGGCAAGACCGAGGTCGCCCTGCGCGCGGCCTTCGTGGTGGCCATGAGCGGCCAGCAAGTGGCCATCGTCGCCCCCACCACCCTGCTGGCGCGTCAGCACTACAAGACCTTCACCGAACGCTTCCAGGGCTGGCCCATCAAGGTCACCCGCCTATCGCGCCTGGTGCCCCCCAAGGAGGCCGCCGAGACCCGCGAGGCGCTGAAGAACGGCGAGGTCGAGATCATCGTCGGCACCCATGCGGTGCTGTCCAAGCAGGTGGGTTTCAAGAACCTCGGCCTGGTGATCGTCGACGAGGAGCAGCACTTCGGGGTCAAGCACAAGGAGAAGCTCAAGGAGCTTCGCGCCGACGTGCACATGCTGACCCTGACAGCCACGCCGATCCCGCGCACCCTGCAGATGTCGCTGTCGGGCATACGGGAGATGTCGATCATCGCCACCCCGCCGGTGGACCGCTTGGCGGTGCGCACCTACGTCACGCCCTTCGACTCCATCGTCATCCGCGAGGCTCTGCTGCGGGAGAAGTACCGTGGCGGCCAGGCCTATTACGTGGTGCCGCGCATCTCCGACCTGACCGAGCTGGAGCGCTTCCTGCGCGAGCAGGTGCCGGAGGTCCGCTATGTGGTCGGCCACGGCCAGATGGCGCCGACCCAGCTGGAAGACGTGATGAGCGCCTTCTACGAGGGCCAGTACGACGTGCTGCTGTCCACCACGATCGTGGAGAGCGGCCTGGATATTCCGACGGCCAACACCCTGATTATCCACCGCGCCGACATGTTCGGCCTGGCCCAGCTCTACCAGCTGCGCGGCCGGGTCGGCCGGGCCAAGGCGCGCGCCTATGCCTACATGACCACGCCGCCGGAAAAGCAGATCACCATCTCGGCCGAGCGCCGCCTGAAGGTGCTGCAATCCCTCGACAGCCTGGGCGCCGGCTTCCAACTGGCCAGCCACGACCTGGACCAGCGCGGCGGCGGCAACCTGCTGGGCGAGGAACAGTCGGGCCACATCCGCGAGATCGGGGTCGAGCTGTACCAGCAGATGCTGGAGGACGCGGTCAACGACCTGAAGGAACTGGCCGGCAAGGGCGAGGGCGCCACCGACCGGGGCTGGTCGCCGCAGATCAACACCGGCGCCGCCGTGCTGATCCCCGAGGACTATGTCCCCGACCTGCACGTGCGCCTGTCGCTCTATCGCCGCCTGTCCGACGCTGAGAAGTCCGGCGACCGCGAGGCCCTGGCCGCTGAGATGATCGACCGATTCGGTCCCCTGCCGCCGGAAGCCGGCCAGCTGCTCAAGGTCGTGGCCATCAAGGGCCTGTGCCGCGAGGCCAATGTCGCCAAGATCGACGTGGGGCCGAAGGGCGCCGTGGTCACCTTCCGCGGCGACGACTTCCCCAATCCCATGGGCCTCATGCAGTTCGTGACCAAGAACCAGGTCGCCTGGAAGGTCCGCCCCGACAACAAGGTCGTGGTCCGCGGCGAGTGGGAAACCCCGGAACAGCGGCTCAACGCCGCCGAGCGCGTGCTGAGCGAACTGGCCAAGCTGGCCGGGGCGGCGGTCGCGGCTTAG
- a CDS encoding succinate dehydrogenase assembly factor 2 translates to MSIDDTRLRKLKFRAWHRGFREADLILGPFADSHAQDLTPQELDLFEVLLEQPDHDLYEWIMERADVPPEFDGTLLNQIKAFRFKVYDIRGDKHGG, encoded by the coding sequence ATGTCGATTGATGATACCCGCCTGCGAAAACTGAAGTTCCGTGCGTGGCACAGGGGCTTTCGGGAAGCGGACCTCATTCTGGGGCCGTTCGCGGACAGCCATGCCCAGGATCTGACGCCGCAGGAGCTCGACCTGTTCGAGGTGCTGCTGGAGCAACCCGACCACGATCTCTACGAATGGATCATGGAGCGGGCGGACGTTCCGCCGGAATTCGACGGGACCTTGCTGAACCAGATCAAGGCGTTCCGGTTCAAGGTCTATGATATCCGGGGCGACAAACATGGCGGCTGA